From Camelina sativa cultivar DH55 chromosome 7, Cs, whole genome shotgun sequence, one genomic window encodes:
- the LOC104700654 gene encoding protein SODIUM POTASSIUM ROOT DEFECTIVE 1-like, translating to MRISDIFCSSPASTAVRTSTLRHDGKVTGGRRSFESHRRSQDSSKNNDKTVPCFSSEMPLIPIPRHMSCRNSFESSSGFRRKIASAQDVQIRRKSSANVSDLRRSRSSLLSSSSRYLLKDHKSLKDDDKEDLWLSSSDRSKDLIPFRDRNVTSSSSSSSSSSSSSSPSSSVTNVSSPAPSTDDQVVVLRVSIHCKGCEGKVRKHISKMEGVTSYTIDLATKKVTVVGKITPVGVVESISKVKFAQLWPLSSSSPSPPFPHIPNYSLLKS from the exons atgagaatTAGTGATATTTTTTGCTCTTCTCCGGCATCAACCGCCGTACGAACAAGTACACTTCGCCACGACGGAAAGGTCACCGGAGGCCGCAGATCCTTCGAAAGCCACCGCCGGAGCCAAGACTCTAGTAAGAATAATGACAAAACCGTTCCTTGCTTCTCCTCAGAGATGCCTTTAATCCCTATTCCTCGTCACATGAGCTGTAGAAACTCCTTTGAATCTTCAAGCGGGTTTCGTCGGAAGATAGCTTCGGCTCAAGACGTCCAAATTCGCCGTAAAAGCTCGGCTAACGTTAGTGACTTGAGGAGATCAAGAAGTTCTTTGCTAAGTTCATCGTCGAGGTATCTTCTAAAGGATCATAAGTCTTTGAAAGATGATGATAAGGAGGACCTCTGGTTATCATCATCTGATCGTTCTAAGGATTTGATACCTTTTCGTGACCGCAACGTcacttcatcttcgtcttcttcttcttcttcctcttcttcttcttctccttcctcttctgtAACAAATGTTTCATCGCCGGCTCCATCCACTGATGATCAG gTTGTGGTTTTGAGGGTATCGATCCATTGCAAGGGATGTGAAGGGAAGGTTAGAAAGCATATCTCCAAAATGGAAG GGGTGACGTCATACACCATTGATTTGGCGACAAAGAAGGTTACGGTGGTCGGAAAGATAACACCTGTGGGAGTAGTAGAAAGCATCTCAAAGGTCAAATTCGCTCAGCTTTGgcctctttcctcttcttctccttctcctccattTCCTCACATTCCTAACTATTCCCTCCTCAAATCTTAA